One Peribacillus simplex NBRC 15720 = DSM 1321 genomic region harbors:
- the xerC gene encoding tyrosine recombinase XerC — MINQKKALSSFIEYLQIEKNSSHYTIENYKRDIHEFFLFLNEQGIENITSVEYFDVRLYLTNLYEKKLSKRTVARKTSCLRSLYKFLLREGDVKDNPFSLASLPKKDQRLPRFLYEKEMNQLFSSLKKDSPIGIRNSALLELLYATGIRVSECCEIKLQDIDLSLGTVLVHGKGKKDRYVPVGRYAQEAIDLYIRTARMELTSSDAKAHVYLFVNFRGDPLTPRGVRYILNELIKKSAADGSLHPHMLRHSFATHLLNNGADIRTVQELLGHSKISSTQVYTHVTKDQLKKVYNASHPRP; from the coding sequence ATGATTAATCAAAAAAAGGCATTATCATCCTTCATTGAATATTTACAAATTGAAAAAAATAGTTCACATTACACCATTGAAAATTATAAACGTGATATTCACGAATTTTTTCTGTTCCTTAATGAACAGGGCATTGAGAATATCACGTCCGTTGAATATTTTGATGTCCGGTTGTATTTAACGAATTTATATGAGAAAAAACTTTCTAAGCGCACTGTAGCAAGAAAAACTTCTTGCTTGCGGAGCCTTTATAAATTTTTACTACGTGAAGGTGATGTGAAGGATAATCCTTTTTCTCTTGCTTCTTTACCTAAAAAGGATCAAAGACTGCCACGTTTTCTTTATGAGAAGGAAATGAATCAGTTGTTTTCTTCTTTAAAGAAAGATTCACCGATAGGAATAAGAAACAGTGCCTTACTGGAATTATTGTATGCTACAGGCATTCGCGTAAGTGAATGTTGTGAGATTAAATTGCAGGATATCGATCTTTCCTTAGGTACGGTACTGGTCCATGGAAAAGGAAAAAAAGATCGCTACGTTCCGGTTGGTAGATATGCACAGGAAGCGATAGATTTATACATACGTACAGCCAGGATGGAATTGACTTCGTCTGACGCCAAGGCGCATGTTTATTTATTTGTTAATTTTCGTGGAGACCCTCTGACACCTAGGGGAGTTCGCTATATATTGAATGAATTGATTAAAAAGTCAGCCGCAGATGGAAGTCTTCATCCCCATATGTTAAGGCATTCGTTTGCTACACACCTATTGAATAATGGGGCGGACATTCGCACGGTTCAGGAATTGCTTGGTCATTCTAAAATTTCATCAACGCAAGTGTATACGCATGTTACAAAAGACCAATTAAAAAAAGTCTACAATGCATCACATCCGCGGCCTTAA